One window from the genome of Sphingomicrobium arenosum encodes:
- a CDS encoding DUF4126 domain-containing protein: MATPCRQSKPASRWSRGACPATVRNPRAPCAVHPFMDAPELIALAASTSLLAGWRLYLVTFITGLGMKFGWVPLPDHLEGLQVLADNWVLAIAAGGTFAEFFADKIAWVDSAWDSIHSLLRPLGGALLSLAIVDAGDPAFQVAAFLLGGGAAFAAHAGKASARAAINMSPEPVSNVVASTAEDVATGGLLALSILNPVAALIIAVLLVAATLWLIFAARRALSRLFGTDRKAPS; this comes from the coding sequence GTGGCGACACCATGCCGCCAGTCGAAGCCTGCCAGCCGTTGGTCGAGGGGTGCCTGCCCCGCCACCGTACGCAACCCCCGCGCCCCCTGTGCCGTTCATCCCTTCATGGATGCCCCCGAACTGATCGCGCTCGCCGCCTCGACCAGCCTGCTCGCGGGCTGGCGGCTCTATCTCGTCACCTTCATCACCGGACTGGGGATGAAGTTCGGCTGGGTACCTCTGCCCGACCATCTCGAGGGACTGCAGGTGCTTGCCGACAATTGGGTGCTCGCCATCGCCGCGGGCGGCACCTTCGCCGAATTCTTCGCCGACAAGATCGCCTGGGTCGACAGCGCTTGGGACTCGATCCACTCGCTCCTGCGCCCTCTGGGCGGCGCGCTCCTCAGCCTCGCCATCGTCGATGCCGGCGATCCCGCCTTCCAGGTCGCCGCCTTCCTCTTGGGCGGCGGCGCCGCCTTTGCCGCCCATGCGGGCAAGGCCAGCGCCCGCGCCGCCATCAACATGAGCCCCGAACCCGTCAGCAATGTCGTCGCCTCCACCGCCGAGGATGTCGCCACCGGCGGCCTCCTCGCGCTCTCCATCCTCAACCCCGTCGCCGCGCTCATCATTGCCGTGCTGCTCGTCGCCGCAACCTTGTGGCTGATCTTCGCAGCCCGCCGCGCGCTGTCGAGGCTGTTCGGCACCGACCGCAAGGCGCCCTCCTGA
- a CDS encoding head GIN domain-containing protein — MLKAMMIGVALGALSMPGVAQAHERCVSNWGGEHKANAVYGSGVEASELRRLERFSSIEAGGIFELEIVAGQPQRVEVSADDNLLSRIETRVVGDRLVLDLADRTQSCGPIRVRIAVEHLEGLDLSGAAEASASGISGRDFELEMSGASELDFDGAVGRLEADMSGAAELRARGSAAQLELENSGASKVTLLGFSSDEVELRASGAAHVDLGGLRPTRVEARVSGASDVNLGRPREAAMSASGVSSISYSGNPRITRRSTSGQASIGQR; from the coding sequence ATGTTGAAGGCGATGATGATCGGCGTGGCGCTGGGCGCGCTGTCGATGCCGGGCGTGGCGCAGGCGCATGAGCGTTGTGTCAGCAATTGGGGTGGCGAGCATAAGGCGAATGCCGTTTACGGATCGGGCGTGGAGGCGAGCGAGCTTCGTCGGCTCGAACGTTTTTCCAGCATCGAGGCGGGCGGGATCTTCGAATTGGAGATCGTCGCGGGCCAGCCGCAGCGTGTCGAGGTCAGTGCCGACGACAATCTCCTGTCGCGGATCGAGACGCGGGTGGTGGGCGACCGGCTGGTGCTAGACCTGGCCGATCGGACCCAGAGCTGTGGCCCGATCAGGGTACGGATCGCGGTGGAGCATCTCGAAGGGCTCGACCTGTCGGGCGCGGCCGAGGCCAGCGCCAGCGGGATAAGCGGGCGCGATTTCGAGCTCGAGATGAGCGGGGCGAGCGAGCTCGACTTCGACGGCGCGGTCGGGCGGCTGGAGGCCGACATGTCGGGCGCGGCGGAACTGCGGGCACGCGGCAGCGCGGCCCAGCTCGAGCTGGAGAATAGCGGCGCGAGCAAGGTGACGCTGCTCGGATTTTCGAGCGATGAGGTGGAGCTTCGCGCCAGCGGCGCTGCGCATGTCGACCTCGGCGGGCTGCGCCCGACGCGGGTCGAGGCGCGCGTTTCGGGTGCTTCCGACGTCAATCTCGGTCGCCCGCGCGAGGCGGCGATGTCGGCGAGCGGCGTCTCGAGCATCAGCTATTCGGGCAACCCGCGCATCACGCGGCGCTCGACCTCGGGTCAGGCCT